A single Dermacentor albipictus isolate Rhodes 1998 colony chromosome 3, USDA_Dalb.pri_finalv2, whole genome shotgun sequence DNA region contains:
- the LOC135902602 gene encoding flavin-containing monooxygenase 5-like yields MSKKEVCVVGAGSSGLTCSRQMLDYGFDVVLYERSADIGGLWAYHDDDVEGRASVMRTTVINTSKEMSAFSDYPMPKDVPNYMHNTKMLGYFRSYADHFGVTKHVKTRHEVVQITPAADYEKTGRWDVLVRDLEANTYRTDTYDAVSVCVGHHVHPNVPHFKGQEKFRGRIVHTHSLKNADTFRDRRVAVIGIGNSGLDAVVDASYVAFETYLSTRRGAWVSRRVGPNGVPIDIFLKTRLKTYLLRALPVSFTNDYVENLLNGLFNHEAYGLKPEYRYNAQHPTINDALPNLILSGKVRVKKDIVEFTEDGVLFQGDDKATLLDDVILATGYQIKFPFLPNDAVPVVDNQVQLYKYVFPPQLKHPSLAIIGLVQPAGAMFPISELQSRWMAHMLFEKRSLPSEEAMLEGIRKKRDSMRRRYVASLRHTIQVDWIDYMDELASQIGARPNILKYFFTDNELFRALLGPCVPYQFRLEGPHPWSGARQAILDTSYRVMYPLNDRCASFERQKKGPSAFVYMFLFFFVLAFAYVLSGLWQHPQ; encoded by the exons ATGTCGAAGAAGGAGGTCTGCGTAGTGGGCGCCGGGTCGAGCGGACTGACGTGCTCGCGCCAGATGCTCGACTACGGCTTCGACGTGGTGCTGTACGAGCGGTCCGCGGACATCGGAGGCCTCTGGGCGTACCACGACGATGACGTCGAGGGGCGGGCGTCCGTTATGCGCACCACCGTTATCAACACCAGCAAAGAGATGAGCGCATTCAG TGACTATCCGATGCCCAAGGACGTCCCCAACTACATGCACAACACCAAGATGCTGGGCTACTTCCGGAGCTACGCCGACCATTTCGGCGTCACCAAGCACGTGAAGACAAGGCACGAAGTGGTGCAGATCACGCCTGCCGCCGACTACGAGAAGACGGGCCGCTGGGACGTGCTCGTCAGGGACCTGGAAGCGAACACCTACCGCACGGATACGTACGACGCCGTGTCCGTGTGCGTCGGCCACCACGTGCACCCGAACGTGCCGCACTTCAAGGGACAGGAGAAGTTCCGCGGCCGTATTGTGCATACGCACAGCCTGAAGAACGCCGATACGTTCCGAGACCGCCGGGTGGCCGTGATCGGCATCGGAAACTCAGGGCTCGACGCTGTCGTCGACGCCAGTTACGTTGCCTTCGAG ACGTATCTGTCCACGAGGAGGGGAGCTTGGGTCTCCCGGCGCGTGGGCCCCAACGGCGTGCCCATCGACATCTTCCTTAAAACGCGACTCAAGACCTACCTGCTGCGCGCCTTGCCGGTCTCATTCACCAACGACTACGTGGAGAACTTGTTGAACGGGCTCTTCAACCACGAGGCTTACGGACTCAAGCCTGAGTACCGCTACAACGCGCAGCACCCGACCATCAACGACGCGTTGCCGAACCTCATCCTGAGCGGGAAGGTTCGCGTCAAGAAAGACATCGTCGAGTTCACCGAGGACGGTGTGCTCTTCCAAGGCGACGACAAG GCGACCCTATTGGACGATGTCATCCTGGCCACGGGATACCAGATCAAGTTTCCTTTCTTGCCAAATGACGCGGTGCCCGTGGTGGACAACCAGGTGCAGCTGTACAAGTACGTCTTCCCGCCCCAGCTGAAGCATCCGAGTCTGGCCATCATCGGGCTCGTCCAGCCGGCCGGAGCCATGTTCCCCATATCTGAGCTGCAG AGCCGCTGGATGGCCCACATGCTGTTCGAGAAACGCTCGCTCCCTTCGGAGGAAGCCATGTTGGAGGGCATCCGCAAGAAGCGGGACTCCATGCGACGGCGCTACGTCGCATCGCTACGCCACACCATCCAGGTGGACTGGATCGACTACATGGACGAACTGGCCAGCCAGATCGGCGCACGACCCAACATCCTGAAGTACTTCTTCACGGACAACGAGCTCTTCCGCGCGCTGCTCGGACCCTGCGTGCCGTACCAGTTTCGGCTCGAAGGCCCGCACCCGTGGTCCGGCGCACGGCAGGCCATCCTCGACACCAGCTACAGGGTGATGTACCCGCTCAACGATCGATGCGCCTCCTTCGAGAGACAAAAGAAGGGCCCGTCGGCATTCGTCTACATGTTCCTTTTCTTCTTCGTGCTGGCCTTTGCGTACGTACTTTCCGGACTATGGCAGCATCCCCAATAA